GAAGGAACAGGGAAGCGACTGGAGGAAACAGCGAGAACGGACGTAGACAAGACGTGTCACATCTCCAAGCAAGACCGAGTGGACACATGCAAAGGCGCAGCATGAGGACAGCGTCTGAGGAGGAGCCTGTGCCTCCCAATGGCCCGCAGCGACCGCACCCAGGAAGCCCGCAGCAAGCAGGCGGCGTGGCGGCTCCCGCAGCCCAGCACCTGCAGCCCAGCACCGTCAAGGTCTAACTCCGAGGCTGTGGGAGGTCTGACTCCCCTGGGAGGGGGTGCGGGCCAGGCTCCAGGGAGCCATGCTCTCTTGTGTGGCCCCTGGTTGCTAGGTTTGCTGGGCAGTGAGCTAGACTAGTTCAGCTCTCTCAGATCTGACACGGAGGGAAGCATGGGGGCGCAGGGCCCccaacagctgggggaggggaggggcagaagcAATGAGAATGGGGTCCAGCACTTTCCAGGAGTGGGGTGAGAGCTGGTCCTGGAGCTGTgacccctggggagggggggtggttggCCACGGGGCCATCACTGGGCCGCAGGGAGGGAGAGCGGGAGATGGAGGACAGCCCAGTCACTGCCACTCTGAGCGTCCCCCCTCAGGCCACAGAGGCCCTAGGGCAGGGGAGCTCAAAAAGACCGCCTGACCCTGCACGTCCTCCCAGTACGCACGGGGGCCGAAGTGGGGCCCCAGCCGGCCACACGCCACACACTGTTCTAGAGCCTCTTGGCTGCTGGCACTTTTTTAGCTGCAGGTTGTAAAGAAATGGCTCAGCATCCTCACCACGGGACGCCTTTCTGACGACTGCAAACGTTGTATAGTCCCCAGTTAGCATGGCCAGCCCCCCCGGGATCTCTCAGGTGGCAATGGGAGGCACAGCTTCCACCTGCGGAAGCCGGGGCGCCAGAGGGGCCTACGCACTCCCGTCCATGGCAAAAAGAAGCGTCTCCCTAGTTACCCCGAGAGCGAGCCTCGCGTAACCCTAACAGCCTTTTTAAGAGACTCGATACCCCTCTGCATGTTCCTAagacacaccccctcccccccggaaGGAGccatcccggggggggggggggggtcagcgaGGAGGAGTGCAGGCCCCCATCCCGGGCGAGTGTGTGTGTCTCCTGCCACCTCAACCCCCTGCCTGGGAAACCTGTCCTCGCCTCTTCCGAGCTCCCCTGGACTCCCTGCAGCTGCGACTCAAGGGTCAGGAGTGGTTGCCACAGGGACCCCGAGAGCCATGTGACCCTAAGGGCAAGGTCCACAGCCCAGCCTTGCAACAGCCAAGGGCGAGCAGCAGAACGCAAGGAGCATGGACATGGGGACGTTTCCCAGCCCCGCCCTCAGAGGACCCCGGTGGCCTGGTCCTAAGAAGGACCCCGTCGGTGGCCAAGGGAAGGAGCTGGGCCGCACCCCAGCCCTGTGCTCCCTGACGGGACCAACTATTCGTAAGACCCCAGGAAGACAGCGAGGGGCCAGCCACCCCAGAGAAGGTCTGAGTTTGGGGGCCCCGGGGGAAGGGGTGCTCTACCTGAGGCTGCTGGGaaaacggggcagagagaggGTGGGTGTTCCTGGTACCAGTGTGGCCCCAGACAGATGGTCAAGGGTACAGAGAGGCCAAGCAGGTCTTAGGCACTGTGGGCCCCTCAGGTGCATGCAGGGCCCCGAGGGACCTCCGGGGCAGCTCTGGGTGTGTGGGCAGCGGAATGGCAAGGTGTCTGAGTAAGGAGACTGCAGGGCGGCTCTGGGAGAGAGCTTGACATGTGGGGCGGGCGGGGCGAGAAGCTGCAGCGAGGCAGTGCCCGAGCGTGGCCTGGGGGGGCTGTTGGAGCAGCGTGATGGGGGGAACCCAGAAGCCGTGGGATTCAGGGAGCAGAGGCTGCCGCCCCCACGGAGGGGGTGAAGGGACATGGTCTGGATTCCCCTGTAGAGGAAGCGATGGCCCTGCCGAAGCCCCGTCCGCCtgtccgccccccgccccccggccgcgGAGCTCCCTTACCTATTGAGCTGAGGAGAGGCTTGTCTCGACAACACTGCCCAGATAGCTGAGATCAATCAGAAACAAAGCAGTTATCAACACAGGCCGCGGGGCAACCACCCACGCAcacccagaggggaggaggggggagcacGGGGACCAGAGAACCAACAAGGAGGCCAGAGAATGGGgcgagggaaggagaggagagagacagagagccagaccAACGATGGGACAGAGCAGATGAGCGCGCTGCAGAGCGGACGACACGGCTGCGCCCACAGCATCTACGGCAGACACCACGGGCACCACGCAACCACGGGCGCCGCCTGGCCTGGCGCCGGCTGGAGCCCCCCTCCGCTCCCAGGACGCCCTGCGCCCCCACCAGgagcaggtggggtgggaggggaggcttGCACTTCCAGGTACCAGACAGGGTGGGAGTGAGTGGGGCAAGGGAAGGGCTCTGGGCTCCTCCTCGACCGCCACCCATCCTGCCTACCACCCGGCCAGCTCCTCTGGAGCTGGGCGCCCCGCACAGGCGGCCACACTAAGAGAGACCAAAGGACGGAaccagaaagaaagagggaggcagggagggggcgggggggggaggggaggggggccagggGTACTACCGAGACATTGCAGGCTCTTCTGAGCAAGTTGGGCCAACCCAGAGAAgatggagaaggaagaaagagacagaaagacagacttgaggaggaaggacagggaggaggaggaggagaaggaggaggaagaggaggagaaagacagagaaaggcacAGACAGGCGTCCAGGCTGACTGGTACCTGGAACACCAGCTGTTTAGAGTGTGCTCTCTCGGGCAGGCTGATCGCAGGagcttgtctgtctgtctgtctgtctgcagcTTCCTGCGAGGCACACAggttggggtggggtgtgtggttCCAGGCCCCTGATTCACAGCCTGAGATCTGGCCCCCAGCCTCCAGGATATGCCCCCCAAATCCCCCAGGAGAGGCCGTGGGAGGGGCCCGGGGCTCACTAGGCCACTAAGGGCAGGGTTGGGAAGAGGGGCGCCCCTGGCCTGGGGGTCCAGGGAGGCCAGGCTTCAGGGTCCTGCCAAGcaaggaggaggggctgggaagcaAAGAGCCTGGATGTGAGGTCTCTGTGCAAACTCTGGCACCGCCCCCACAGCCAGGATCCCAGGGACCTGGTGAGCTCTCCACTCCACCAGGAACTGGGGTGACCATCCCTGGGGCATGCCACGCCCCTCCCCGGGCCCATGTGTGCCCACTCCTGAGAGCCCTGGGCTGGATGGAGAAGATCCCTCCTGCTCCTGGCAGGGTACCTGGGCAGGtaagccccaccccaccccaactgaCCACACCCTGCTGATGCCAAGACCAGAACTCCCCCACAGGGAGGCTGCAGCGATTCCAGACAAGCCCTGTCATTCTGGTTGATGGACGGGTGGAGGGCGCagtgagggaggggggcaggaaaaTGACCAGGTGCAGGTGGGCGGGAGAAAGCAGCTCACACTCACCCTGAAGTAGGTAACTGTGGTGGGGGGGGCTCTGGTCTGAGCAGCTCCTCCCCCATCCTTCGAGGGGAAGGCGTCTGTCCAAACACATCCAAGTTGTCCGCAGGCCCCGCGGGgcccagaggaggggaggggtagCCCGTGGCCAGCGTGGTGAAGCCCACGGCGGGCCGGTAGCTGGGGCTCCCGCTGCGGCTGCTCTGGGACGGGGAGCCCGTGGACGGCGTGGACTTGCAGGAGAAGCTGACGGCGGCCGGCGGCTGGAGGGTGATCTCGGACATCTCGGCCTGCTGCAGGAGGCCGGGGCGAGGCCGGGCCCGGGCGGCCAGCTCCGGGGAGCCGGTGCGGGAGCTGAGGGGGCTTTGGGTCAGAGGCGAGAGCCGGGAGGGCTGTAGCACCACTTGATGTAAACTGGGCTCGGCGCGCCTGGCCTGCcgggggctgggccggggccggggctggggctggtacCACCGGGTGTCCAGGCCGAATGTGCTGGGGCCACCGTGTCCCCCCGGCTCGGCCGGCTCGGGGTAAGGCAGCACGGGGATGCCCATACCTTGGCTGGTATGTCTTAGCTGCCCTTGGCTCACCAGCGGCTGCACGGGTCTGTCCTGCCACTTGGCGGCGGGGGGCACTGGGACGGGGCCCCTGCCCGGCGACTTGCCGGCCCAGCCCTTGGGCGCCTCCAGAGACAGGATGCCCGGGTAGGCCGAGGGCacctggagggaggtggggggcagtcCTCGGGGGAGGCAGGCCTTGGGCTGCAGACTCTCGGCCACATCACAGGGGTGCAGCTGGTGGGGGAACATCATGGCCGGGGTTTCCAGGCCCCCGAAGGGGAACTCCGGCCGGCCCCAGGGCTCCGGGGAGCGCCCGCCCGTGGGGGTCTGAGTCAAGGGCAGCGTGCTGTTGGACGCGTTCTCTCCGTTCTCCTCGGGGATGGTGGGGTGGCCGAAGGGCCCCTCCGTGTGCAGGGGCGGGGAGGACATGACCGAGCTCAGGGGGCTGCCCACTTCTGGCATGTAGAACGGCGGCGGCTCCACCTCcccggggctgctgctgctcaggtACCCGTAGTACTGGCCGTGGTGGAAGGGCCGGGGGGCGGGCGGCCGGGCCTGGCCCGTCGCCTGGAGCCGCCCCTCCAGGCCGCCGGGGCCCTCCAGCCCGCGGGGCTGGAACCGGGGGCTGTATGCTGGTGGAGGCAGGTAGGACTCCTGGCTGGACGACAGAGGGGTCAGCTGGGACTTCAGGGCAGCCACCGAGGTGGGCACCAGGGGGTCCTCATTCTCCTCATCAGACTGGCGGAACTCGGGGTACATGTCCGTCTCCTCGGCAAAGGGAAAGCCCTCGATGCGCCTGCCCTTCACCGCGGGCTCCACCTCGGAGGGCCCCATCACAAAGCGGCCGTCGGGGCCTCTGCTGATGAGCTCGATGGGCGTCGTGGCCTCCGCCTCGGCCTCCGCCTTGGCCACGCTGTACTTCTTGCTGCTGATGGCCCTCTTGGTCTTCTTGTACAAGGACAGCTCCTTCTCCCGGCTGGGGCTCAGCATTCTCTTGGCTGCGGGCTGGCTCTGGTCGTCGGAGGACTCGGAGGGGGCCCGGAGCGTCCGGATGCTCTCTGGGCTCACCTTGCCCGAGgacaggctgaggggacaggcGGAGAGCAGGAGGGTGAGGCAGGGGACACGCGGGCCATTACTCCTTTGTGTTCCCTGAGCCAACGCCAACCACAGTCACAGGGAAGACAGGACTAGGGAACAAGACCGCAGGTCACTGCACAGTCTGGCGTGAAACCCTTGGGCCAACGCTCTCCATTTGTCTAGGTGTGTTTTCTGAGTGAGCACCCGCATTTCTGCTTCTATTCCGCTCCGCCCCACGGTTTGCTGGGCTCTGTCCAGTCCCACCTCCCACTTCACTCCCTCCCAGGTTGCTCGCAGAAAGCGAGCTCATTAGAATATGACAACGCAAAACATATTCAGAAGGCAAATCTGTTAGGATGACggaaaaataaatcacagaacTACACTCGAAGCCAAAGAGAAATGGGTTCTCGGCGAATCTGGGTCATTTACACGACTGCTCCTTCTGCGGGGAACAGCGCGACCAACCAGCGGAGAAGAGCCAAGACGGGCTGAGCGAGGCGGACCGCCCACTGTCACATCCTGACCGTCCACCCTGACCGTCCACCCGCACACCACAAGCAGCGTGTCCCCCAGGGGCGGGCCGGGGCACTTACGGGGACTCCAGGCTCTTCCTGCAGTGGGTGATGGAGAGCGGAGGgtctggaaggagagagggggagaccTGCTGAGGCCGAGACACCAAAACACACGCCAGCGTCGACAGGGCCCAGAGCTGAGCCATGAGGGAgcccgtccccacccccaggcgCTTGCCTTCTCCAGACTCTCCCACGGTCCCCAtgtcctttctccttctttcaaaTCAAGTCCCACTGGCAACTCTACCCTCTTCTCAAGGGGCCCCACCCTACACACAGGCCGTCTCTCCTTAACCCGGGCCAGGTAGAGCCGGGGGTGGGGACAGCACCCACCTTTTTTGCGCTTGAGCTTACGCTTGCGCTGCTTGTTGACAAAGCAGGCGGCCAGGGTGCTGAAGAGGATGGCAGCCGCCAGGAAGCAGATGGTGGCTACGATGCCAGCCAGGACCGGCCGCGCCAGGCCGTCGTCCGTCAGGTCCGGCTGGGGGAAGATGTCTGCGGGGAGGGCATGGTGTCCTGGGAGGCGTCCTCTTCCCAAGGCCCCGCCCACTCTGACACCCAGCCCCCATGTGGTGGCCCGGCCTTAAGCACAGACAACGGTAcagctcaggctcaggctccagCCCCGAGGAGGGTTGCCTGGCAGGGGAGAACGGGAGGGGGAGGATTACAGCCAGGGAGCCACCACATAGCTGGTAAAGAAGAAAGAGCATCAATACCTTACCCTGTGGGGGTGACAATTTCAATATCATATAATAATCTAGTGCTtatgcccagccggcgtggctcagtggttgagtgtcgacctatgagccaggcggtcatggttcgattcctggtcaagacacatgcccgagttgtgggctcggtccccagtgtgggaggcagccaatcaatgattctctctcatcattgatgtttctatctctctctccctctctcccttcctctctctgaaatcaatcctatataataaaagggtaatgtgcaaattgaccctaatgacagaacaaccagaacaaccactggaccagtcactatgaggcatactgaccacctcttggtccctttccccggccatcaggcaccgatcacctgatggcaaacagggaactagggggggtggggtggcagcagGAGGCGGGGCCGGCTGCGGACAACAGGAGatgatggccctgatcacaggccaggcctagggaccgtacctgtgcacaaattttgtgcaccgggcctctagtaaaaatatattttaaatatatatatatatatatatatatatatatatatatatatatatattaaaaatatatgtactcgtcagattataaacattttttaaataaaataaaaacttaaaaagcccCACAGAGCACAGAAGTCACCGCCACTCCACCCGACACTCTCATGCCAcctctgtccttccctgtcccctcccctgcccccatgccTGGCCCAGCTCCTTGCCAGCTGGTCCCCGGGGAGCAGTGCCCATGGAAATGGTGCCCTTGCTTTCTCACTAAACAAGcacctccccccactgccccagagTTCGTCCTGAGTCTAGGGAACCAAGGGAGCCGCTCCACGGGGAGACAGGGACCTGCGGGGTTCAGACACTGTAGCTGGAGAAAGATGTGTAGATGTGGGACcagaggcaagaaaaaaaaaagtgaaattgagGAAATGCCAGGGAGGGGGCCTTATTGAGCCTGAAATAAatctagggagaggaaggagtGAAGGGCAACTCCTTCACCCAACGGCAGTTTTCCCAATAAAAGCACCATGATTCTACAGCGGTCTTACAGCAGGCGCTCAGTGGATGCTCGACGACATGTTATCTGTGCTCTGGTCCCACCCCATTACAGAGGGTCACACGGGAGGAAATGGAGTTGATAGAAAAATAACTCTgccccagccggtatggctcagtggatagagcatcggcctgcggactgaagggtcctgagttcgattccggtcaagggcacatgtccagattgtgggcttgatccccagtagggggtgtgcaggaggcagccgatcagtgattctctctcatcattgatgtttccatctcttgctccctctcccttcctctctgaaatcaataaaaatatattaaaaaaagaaagaaagaaaaagaacttaaACCAGTTCTTTCTGACAACAGTATGAGAAGATCTGCTAACTTCCTCTCTGCGGCTTCCTCACGGACACTGAGGTCAGCACAGCTCGAGATGGCAAAACCCCACCTGCAGTAGAAGCAGGAGCGTGGACCTGACTCCCTGTGGCTCTGGGCTGTGTCCCCACAGCTGTAAAAGGACCCCTACCCCCAAGTACCTGTGCTGGAGACACCGGCGATATTGCTGGGCTCGCTGACCAGGTCCTGCATGACGGCCAAAACCCGGAACTCATACCAGGTGTCCTACAGCCAGAGGGACAACACCCATCAGCCAGGGACCTGAGCGGCCACTGGCCTGCCACTGACCCTTCACCAACCGAACCACCATTGACCCCGCCAGGACGTGTCGTGGAACACGGCACCCAAAGCAGTGGTCCTGAAACGTGTAACAGCCCGCTCtcaagtgggaaaaaaaaaagaagttctggTTTGTAGCCTTTGCCAATtgctgtggtgtaaatactctgACCACGGCTGATGTCAAGTGAGATCATGGAGAGGAAAGATGGAAAGAGAGGCATTCTGGGGCTCTCAGGAGCCACAAGCCAATTCCAGCCCTGAGTGTCCAGGGAAGGGAGACAGAAGGTAGGCGAGACTGTCTTTTCCCAGGGAGTAGGCGGCTTTCTCTCTCCGGCTAAAGGAGGTTGGCTGCAAAAAGATAATGTGTGCCCCGGGCTATGACCCGGTAAAGGGTGAAGCTAAAGACAGTCCTGGGAACTCCTGTCCATCGTAGCTAGGCTCCCAGCAAGGAGCTCAGGTCAGTGTCTGGTGACCCAGCccgggcctgccctgccccctgtcccctgccctcgCTTGTGTGTCTGCGCTTGGAGAAACCCCTCAGTGATACAacccccacagcccctgggagaGCTGGTCCTGAGTCTGGGGAACCCCAGTCACCATGGGCAGCTCTGGGGGAGACATGAACAGGGTGTGTGGTCCATCAGTCCGTGGCCAGACTTCACAGATCCGCGTCCAGGGAGGGACTCCAGGAGTCCTGTCACTCCCAGAATTTGGGACGCAGCAGCAGCGGGAGCTCGATGCTCACCTGTGACAGATCCTTGGCGAAGAAGTCTCCATCGGTGCCTGGGATGGCATCGTCTAGCATCTCCCAGCGCTCTCCGACACGGAACTCCATGACGTAGCGGTCGATGGGGAAGCTGTGGTTGGCAGGTGGGAGCCAGGACAGCAGCACACCCTGCTGGGTCCGATTGGCTGTGAGGCACCGCGGTGGGGTAACCAGCACCAGGGGTTCTGGGGTTGTGATGGGGAATGCTGCGGCGGGAGAGAAGGGAGACAGTGCTGAGGTCGCCATGGCCTCGCCGTCCACGCGATCTCTGGCTCAGCATGTGTCCCTCGTGGCCCCGAGGCGATGGTCACAGGCCACACGCCCGTGCAGGCATCATCTCAGGGGCCAGGGTGTCCCAGAAGAGAGCCATCCCACCCCACAGGAAGGCGGCGTGGTTGTGGGCCAGCGCCTGGGCTCCTGTGTCCAGGGCACTTCCAACATCTAGGAGGAGCCCAGTTCCACAGAAGGAACAAaatgggcccagccagtgtggctctcccagtgcggctcagtggactgagcatcgtcccatgaaccaagaggtcactggttcaattcccagtcagggcacatgcccgggttgcgggctcagtcctcagtaggggatgtgtaggaggcagccgatcgatgtctctctctctctcattgatgtgtttctttctcttttttttcttttttctttttttaattctcacccgaggatatttttccattgatttttagagagagtggacgagagagggaaggacagagagaaatatcaatgtgagagaaacacatcgatcggctgcctactACATGCACCTGGaacagggcccgggccggggaggagcctgcaaccaaggtacatgcccttgatcagaatcgaacccgggaccctttaatacacaggctgacgctctatccactgagccaaaccggctagggatctcattgatgtttctatctctctctccctccctctccctaaaatcaatttttttaaaaagaagaagggatAAAATGGGAGCTATGGAAGGAGGACACATTAAATGCAATTAGCTTTTTAATAAGATAGTATCTTTACAAAAATACTGCAAACGTACTCTGGTTCTCTTCCCAAGGAAGCAGGAATATCTTCCCGCACACAGTTTGTTCTTCCAGCTCCCAGCTAGGCCCAGGGGGAAATCAAGACTCGATGGGGAGACCCCAAGCAGCGCTGGCACTGTCCCTACTGCCCCCCAGGTGGCAGTAAAGCAAGCTGGGTGGTGCCCCCTGCTCCTAGCTGCCCGCTCTGGCCCCAGGTGGGAGGAGTGGCCGCTGAGCCCAGGAAGGAAGGGTCAGCCACACGCTTGCCACCGAACGAAGCCGGGCCAGAGGGAAGTGCCGGCCGAAGTACAGGAGGCGGAAGGATTCCCAGCCCCCCGACCCGTGAAGCCACAGGAAGGCAAATTCAAAGCTCCTCCGTCCAGCTAAGGACGCACCAGGAATCGGCCCAAAGtgacgtggggggggggtgctttggTACAGATGAGCCCCACAAAATGCAACGACCCATCTTTCCCGGGAGCTCTAGTGACAGGACCGCAGAAAGCCCCCAGGAAGGCGCCAGGCACGCAGCAGGCACGGCAATGTCAGCTTCCGGGACCCCTCCTGCCGCCGCCCGGACCACGCGGGACCTTGACCCACCCCAGCTCCTCCGGGAAACACCCTCAGCACCCGGCGCGGGCCTCACCTAAAGTGTTCACAGTGACCACCTCGCTGAAGGCGCTCGTCCCCAGCCTGTTCTGGGCCAGGACGCTGAACTGGTACGCAGTCTCGGGCTCCAGGGCGTCCACGAGCAGCCAGTTGGGCCCCGGGGGCACTGGCAGAGACAGCCAGTCATGGGGTCCAAACTGCGCCCGCTTCATCCTGGCCacagcaaagagagaggatccaagaCAAGAGGGTGGGTGGGTTACACTGGGGACACCGAGAGCATGCACGGTCCtcccggaggcggcggcggcgctggGCTGGCCTCCCCAGGTTCAAGGAAGAGGTCACGGCCAAGGGAGGATGGCCACCCGACTTCGAGGGGCCACGCCTCACAATGCCAGGCCACCAGCCCCCGTGGCACCTCCTCTTCCACAAGGGACACTCAGGTGTAAGTCATGCTCAAACACTggtcaagccctggctggtttggctcagtggatagtgtcggcctgcggactgaagggttccaggttcgattctggccaaaggcacatgcctgggttgcggactcaattcccagtaggggatgtgcaggaggcagccgatcgaaaattctctctcatcattgatgtttctatctctctcttcctcacccttcctctctgaaatcaataaaataaaataaaataataattaaaaaaaaaacatcggTCAAGCccagccggcatagctcagtggttgagcatcgacctatgaatcaggaggtcaccattcaattcccggtcagggcacacgcctaggttgcgggcttaatccccagtgtggggtgtgcaggaggcagccagtcaatgattctctctcatcattgatgtttctttctctctcttcctctgccttcttttctctgcaatcaataaaaatatttaaataaataaataaataaaacaccggTCAAATTACCAACTGTGCTTTGGGATCATCTCAGCCTGGTCACAACCCTAAGAGAGGCTCTGAGGACACTGGAAACGAGGCAGGTACCACAGCATGACCGTGACGATGAGCAATTTGGCAACAACAGGACTACTGACACTCAGGTGACCTCGGCCACCCACCCTCGCAAGGACAGCCAACCGTGGGACGTGGAGTCACAGGGGGCTCTCTCAGTCCAACCAGGTTGGAGTCGGAGGAGGAGGTAGGTCCCGGGTACACGACAAAGATGGCCTGGGGTTTCCCGGAAAGTGGGGACCAGCTTCCCTGAGGCCTGACGGGTCGGAAACCACAATGAAGGGGAAGGTCACCCTGACACCTGTTCTGCAcagcccaccaccacccagctccATCGGCATCTCCTACGGGTGCAGTGCCCGGCATCACCACTGGGAGGAGCCGTCGCCC
The sequence above is drawn from the Myotis daubentonii chromosome 19, mMyoDau2.1, whole genome shotgun sequence genome and encodes:
- the IGSF9B gene encoding protein turtle homolog B isoform X5; translation: MLDQQYDTFHNGSWVHLTINAPPTFTETPPQYIEAKEGGSVTMTCTAFGNPKPIVTWLKEGTLLGASGKYQVSDGSLTVTSVSREDRGAYTCRAYSIQGEAVHTTHLLVQGPPFIVSPPENITVNISQDALLTCRAEAYPGNLTYTWYWQDENVYFQNDLKLRVRILIDGTLIIFRVKPEDAGKYTCVPSNSLGRSPSASAYLTVQYPARVLNMPPVIYVPVGIHGYIRCPVDAEPPATVVKWNKDGRPLQVEKNLGWTLMEDGSIRIEEATEEALGTYTCVPYNTLGTMGQSAPARLVLKDPPYFTVLPGWEYRQEAGRELLIPCAAAGDPFPVITWRKVGKPSRSKHSALPSGSLQFRALSKEDHGEWECIATNVVTSITASTHLTVIGTSPHAPGGVRVQVSMTTANVSWEPGYDGGFEQTFSVWYGPLMKRAQFGPHDWLSLPVPPGPNWLLVDALEPETAYQFSVLAQNRLGTSAFSEVVTVNTLAFPITTPEPLVLVTPPRCLTANRTQQGVLLSWLPPANHSFPIDRYVMEFRVGERWEMLDDAIPGTDGDFFAKDLSQDTWYEFRVLAVMQDLVSEPSNIAGVSSTDIFPQPDLTDDGLARPVLAGIVATICFLAAAILFSTLAACFVNKQRKRKLKRKKDPPLSITHCRKSLESPLSSGKVSPESIRTLRAPSESSDDQSQPAAKRMLSPSREKELSLYKKTKRAISSKKYSVAKAEAEAEATTPIELISRGPDGRFVMGPSEVEPAVKGRRIEGFPFAEETDMYPEFRQSDEENEDPLVPTSVAALKSQLTPLSSSQESYLPPPAYSPRFQPRGLEGPGGLEGRLQATGQARPPAPRPFHHGQYYGYLSSSSPGEVEPPPFYMPEVGSPLSSVMSSPPLHTEGPFGHPTIPEENGENASNSTLPLTQTPTGGRSPEPWGRPEFPFGGLETPAMMFPHQLHPCDVAESLQPKACLPRGLPPTSLQVPSAYPGILSLEAPKGWAGKSPGRGPVPVPPAAKWQDRPVQPLVSQGQLRHTSQGMGIPVLPYPEPAEPGGHGGPSTFGLDTRWYQPQPRPRPSPRQARRAEPSLHQVVLQPSRLSPLTQSPLSSRTGSPELAARARPRPGLLQQAEMSEITLQPPAAVSFSCKSTPSTGSPSQSSRSGSPSYRPAVGFTTLATGYPSPPLGPAGPADNLDVFGQTPSPRRMGEELLRPEPPPPQLPTSGTHPPAPGNAAAPERLEALKYQRIKKPKKSSKGSSKSKKRSDGPASQAQQLPNSQVLWPDEAVCLRKKKRHTRPDPFARLSDLCHRQLPEDQTAILNSVDHDDPGHATLL